AGCCATTATTATTCGCTGACGCGAATGCCTACAAGTGGAAGCATAAGACTGGGAGCAGAGACATTTGAAGTCACGGGGGAAAGCTGGATGGATCACGAATTCGGAACCAGTTTTCTTGAGAAAGGGACGCGCGGATGGGATTGGTTCAGCGCTCAGCTTAGTGATGGGAGTGAACTGATGCTTTTTCAGTTGCGAGGGGATGCGTCCGTGGATTCCAGTGCAGGAACCTGGATTGGGCCGGATGGTCAGGTGGTGGCCTTAACAGCCAAAGATTTTAAATTGACTCCGGGCAAGATTTGGAAGTCCCCAGGAGGGGCGGCTTACCCTATTGAATGGCGGATTGAAGTGCCCTCACAGGGTCTGTCCCTGACAAGCACCGCTGTCCTGCCGAACCAGGAGTTTAGAGCGGATACGACGCCAGGATTGGGGTACTGGGAAGGCGCGGTGGACTATAGTGGGAAGGCTGGAGAGAAAACTGTCAGCGGCCAGGGATACCTGGAGATGACAGGGTACTCCGGCCGGGCGATGAGTTTGTGGTTTGGCCAGGAGGAATGATGTCTTGAGACAAGTGGCCGCCTCGGGGTATTCTAAAGAAGCAAAAATAACATGAAACAAAGACCTGTTTGCGGGGTCTCATACCACAACTTATGAATTCCTGGTTTAAAGGCATCCTTATTTTCAGTGTTGTGGTCTGCCTGCTCTCCTTTGGCACGCTGGCCTGGCTGGCCGTGAAGACGACAGATGTGCCGGAACAGTCGGCTAAAAAATCACAGGCCTGGGATTGGGTATTTCAGCCGACTCAAGTTGGGCAGGATGCCGTCACTGCCGCTTTGGATCAAGCTGCTGCCGAGGCGGCCCGGTCCGTGGATGAATTGGCTGAGCGTCTTCAAAAGCTCAATTCAGCCCCAGGCGTGAAAGCGAATGAACTGCTGCTCACCTTCAAATCCCCTGAAGCGCTGAGGGCTTTCAAAGAGCGGGCGGCAGCTTTAGGATTGAAGGTTCTTCATGATGATGAGCGACTGCTTACGGCCAGAGTCGGCTACACTGATCCCGCCGCGATGGCGCGGGAACTGCGGCAAAATGCTGCCGATTTGGACAACATCGGCCTCAATTATCTGGCCTGGGTGCCTGGTCTGCCAGATCTCAGCCAAGTAGATACGGCAAACGCCGGGGGCACTGTTCCTTTTGGCGACAGCGGTCTGAACGCGATCGGGGCCGCCAGAGACCGTCGTGCCTGGGGAACCGGAACAACGGTGGCGGTGCTTGATACAGGTGTGACTGACCACGCCATGCTGGACAATTCTAAGATCACGCACATTGATCTGGTCAACGATGGTGAGGCACCGAATGGGCATGGAACGGCTATGACCTCACTCATTGCAGGGGTGGATGCACAGGAGGGAGGCGTTGCGCCTGCCTCGCAAATTCTCGATATTCGTGTGGCCGATACCAATGGGGAAAGCAACACGGCCTTGGTGGCCGAAGGCATCATGCGAGCGGTGGATGAAGGGGCGTTGGTGATCAATATCAGCCTTGGTACCACAGGGGATTCTGCGATGCTGCGCAAAGCGATTGATTATGCCCAGGACCGTGGAGTGATCGTCGTGGCAGCGGCCGGAAACGAACAGCAGACAGCTCTGGCATATCCCGCCGGGTATGAAGGGGTCATTAGTGTGGCTGCAGTGGATGCTTATGGCAACCAGGCCATCTTTTCCAACTCCGGAGAAAGCCTGACCATTGCCGCACCAGGTGTCGGCATTGTTTCCGCCTATGCGGATAACCGAATGGTCATCAGCAGTGGTACTTCCCAAGCGACGGCCCTCACCTCAGGGGTTGTTTCAGCGATGCTCGGTTTTGGTTATTCGGCAGAGAGTGTTACTGCGGCATTGATCAGCAATGCCAAGACCACCGGTGCTCCTAAGTCGCAGGTTGGCGCTGGTATTGTGCAGATCCCTCAGCGTTAAACGGGCTGCCGTTTTTTGAGGAGGGACATGGCGATAACAACCCCAGTGATGAGAAGCATCGCTATGGAAAAGACATCTCCCCACTGGGCATAAAATGTGAGTTTCCCAGCCTTCGGGACTTGCACCTCCCCTGGCAGGCAGCCTTCGATGAAGGTATTCCCCGTCTCTGGGTCCGAAAGTCGTGAAGTGATCTGACCATAGGCATTGATGAAACAAGAGATGCCTGTATTGGCAGCCCGGACCATGGGACGATGCAATTCTATGGCGCGAAACTTGGCGTTAGCCAGATGCACTTCTGTCTCGGTACTCTCGAGAAACCAGCCGTCATTGGTAATGTTCACCAGCATCTGCGGAGCCGGTCGGACAAATCTCCTGGCCAGACGTCCCACTGTATCTTCAAAGCAGATCAAGGGGATCAACTGCACCTGCGGCTTCTCCAAAAGAAGGGGCTCGGCCTTGGTGCCTGGCGCAAAATCTCCCGGCAGAACGCCCTTCAGAAACGAGAAAGGCGGGATATTCCGGTATGGGAGATACTCGCCGAAAGCTACAAGATGGATCTTGTTATACTCCTGGCGGTTTTCATAGTTGTCCCGAAATAGAACGGCCGAAACATGGCCTTGACGCCCTTCTTCATGCAACTCAGTTCCTGTTAAAAGGCTGTAATCTCCCAGTGCCAGTAACTCATCAAAATAAGGCTTATGATCCGGCAAGCCATGAAGATGAACGGGCAGTGCACTCTCTGGCCAGATGACCAAGTCGGTATGGGTGGTCCCATCGCGGGCTTCAGCGTAAAGTCGGGTAAAGGTACTCAACCGCTGATAGACTTGCGGGCCTAACTCACCTGACCAGGCATCGACTTGGGCCACATTCGGCTGCACCAGAACGGTGCGAACGGTCATGGTCTCTTCGGTTCGTTTACCCGCCAGTTTTTGCATGCCGTATCCCGCTACCGCGAGAACTACGATCAATGCAAAGGTGAAGTCCAAACGAGACCGACAGCGCTCGGCATGGCCGTAGGAGCAGATCATTCGCCCAATCGCATTCCAAGCCGTGCAGGCGACAAAGACCGGCAGGAAGGACAGTCCCATGACCCCCACGACGTCGGTGATCTGAATCAGGACATCATTCTGGTGCAATGCTACACCGAGACCGTTCCAGCCGAAGCCGGAGAATAACAAAAAGCTTCGTACCCATTCCAGTCCTACCCAGGCTGCACCCGCGATAAAGGCGGAACGCAGCGAAACCCAGGTGCTTTCCTGCCAGCGGGACTTGGACAGTCTCTCGAAATCAGGCTTGGCAAACCGACCGACGATCCACGCCCAAGCACCGAAATAGAGAGCGCAATAAAGAGCCAGTCCAACGACGGCCGCTGCGCCGAGAAGCTCCGATTCCCAGCCTATCCAGGCATCATCGCGTGCCCCGGCGATAACCCGTGATGAATGCCGTAGCCAAGCCAGATTTGGAATCCAAAAGGCGGCCCCGGCCAGCCAGCCGGAGAGGAAAAGTGAGGAGGTCTTTGCCCTCTCATTGCTTTTGATGGGCCATAGCAAAAACAGCAGGGGAAAAAGCCACAGCCATGCGGCCAGTTCAAAATTAGCCCCAGGAAAAGCCAGGGTCAAAATTCCGCCACTGATCAGCGGCAGGAGAAAACGAGGGAGGCGGTTAAGGAAACGCATGTAGCTAAATTTAAAAGACGCTCCTGACCAGGCCACCATCCACACGCAAAGCAGCACCATTGATGGCCGAAGCCAACGGGCTGCTGACGAAGGTGACAAAGTCCGCAATTTCCTGCGGCTTAATGAGGCGCTCGATCAATGATGTGGGACGGTTTTCCTGCATGAAGCGGCGTTCCGCATTCTCCTGCGTTTCATCGGGAAAGATGTCCTTCACAAACTTGGTTACTCCTTCTGTTTTGGTAGAGCCCGGCATGATGGTATTGACGGTGACCGCAGTGCCTTTGGTCAGTTCAGCCAAGCTGCGGGAAATGGAAAGCTGCATGGTCTTGGTGGCCGCATAGTGGGCCATTTCGGGCGACGGGCTCACGGCTGATTCGCTGGAGATAAAAATGATGCGCCCAGTGTTCTGGGCGATCATTTGTTTCAGGTAATGGCGTGCCAGACGCACACCGCTCATGATGTTCACCTCAAACAGTCGCTGCCAGTCTTCATCGGTCTCATCAAAAAAGCCCACGGCTTCATAGATGCCGAGGTTGTTCACTAGGATGTCCAGTTTCGGATATTGGAGCACCGTTTGCACCGCAGCTTCAGCCGTCCCGTTGTCTGCAGCCAGAGCCTCCAATTTTGCATCAGGCACTTGCTTGAGGATGTCCGTCATCGCGGACTCCACGGCCTCAAGGCTGCGGCCATTGATGATCACCGTAGCTCCTTCACGAGCTAATGAGGTGGCGATCTCTTTGCCAATGCCACCACTGGAGGCAGTCACGAGAGCGAGTTGATTTTCAAGTTTAAGATTCATGATGAAAGACGGGCTGAATGCGCATGTCATAGCGCATATCGACGTGTGTATCCAGGAATACGGACAGTCGCATGGATGAAGCGGAAAATGTCAGACGTGCTGGCGTGCTGACAGCCGATATTTTTAATGACACCCTTTCTATTAGCAAATGACACCGCATGACCTTTTAGCCCCGCAACAATTGGCCATTTCTCTGGGTTTAGGGTTGTTGCTGGGATTGGAGCGTGAGCGATCAGAAAGCTCCATTGCTGGCATCCGGACGTTTCCATTTATCTCACTACTGGGAACAGTCTGTGCGCAGGTGGCCGATCTCTCTTCACCCTGGATCATTGCAGCCGGACTGCTGGCCGTCACGGCGATCGTCATCACCGCCAATTACACCAAAATCAAAAATGGCGAACGTGATGCAGGAACAACCACCGAATTTGCCGCCGTGCTGTTGTATGGGGTAGGGGCGTTGATCGTCGTGGGCAGTATCGAGGCTTCACTGGTGGTGGGAGGGGTGATGGTCATTTTGCTGCATTTAAAGGGGCCGATGCATCGCATGGTCAATGCCATGGGGGATCATGACGTCCGCGCCATCATGCAGTTTGTGCTCATTTCCCTCATCATCCTGCCCGTGCTGCCGAATGGGGACTTCGGGCCTTACGGGGTGTGGAATCCATTTAAAATCTGGCTCTTGGTCGTGTTCATTGTCGGTATCAGCCTCAGCGGATATGTCCTGTACAAAATCTTCGGCGCACGTGCTGGGGCTATCCTCGGTGGGGTCATCGGCGGTCTTGTCTCCAGCACGGCCACCACCGTCAGTTTCGCACGCCGTTGTGCCAGTGATCCCGCCCTGGCACCGTTGGGTGTCCTGGTCATCATGATAGCTTCGTGCATCTCACTGGTGCGTGTTTTGGTGGAGGTCGCCGTGGTGGCTCCGGGCATCCTTCAGGCAGTTGCGGCTCCTTTGGGCATCCTTCTGGGTTGGTGCCTAGTTATATCAGTGGGCCTGTATTTTTTAAGCCGCAAGAGTGTCGTTGAGATGTCAGAGCAAAAGAATCCGGCTGAATTTAAATCAGCCATCTTTTTTGGTCTTCTGTTCGCTTTAGTCCTGTGGGGAGTGGCGGAGGCAAAGGAGCGTTATGGGGAGGCTGGAATGTATGTCATCAGCGTCATTTCCGGGCTCACAGACATGGATGCCATCACGCTTTCCACTGCCGGTATGGCGGCATCAGGAAACATTAGTACACGGGTGGCATGGCACTCCATCGTCGTGGCAGCCATGGCCAATTTTGCCTTTAAACTGGCTGCTGTCGCCATCCTGGGCTCTGCTGCGTTGATCTGGCGTACCGCGATCTCCTTTGGTCTGGCGGTGGCCGGGGGCGGTCTGTTACTGCTTTTGTGGCCGTGGTAAATCTCCCTCACATGCACTTGCGCATGACCGTCGCTCAGGCGAGGTCATCAATTCATGACAAATGCCGAAGTGCCAACCTCCCAACCCCAGTCCCACTCCTGGCTGGTGCGCATTCCTGAGATCTTTGAAGGCGTGGCTGGAGAAGTCTTGGAGCGGTTTGGAGCGACATCGACAACACGTCTGGGCCAGGATTACTACCTCATCAAAACGCCCAAGCCTTCGGCCATCCATGAGTCTGAATCTGCCAAATTTGCGCGGTGGAATCTGCCCCTAGATCACAGTTGGCCCTGCAATCCCCAAAAGATGGAGGGATTCATTGAGAAAGCTGCGCAGACCCTGCTGAAGAAATTTGGTGACCGGCAGCCCCAGGGACTGTTCATCGGACAGCTCAATCCCACCTCTCCAGACAAGTATTACAAAGGCCTGGCCTCCAATCTCCGCGGCCGGGCTTTGCAGTTATTCCCCAAACTGGACGCCAACACCGTGGAGGAGCAGGCTCCTGAAAAGCCCACCTTGTTTTGTCTAGTGGGCAAAGAAGGGCTCTTCTGTGGCATGCAGAGTCCGCGCTTATCCAATGGTCTTTATGCCGGAGGCAGCAAATACATCGACCAGGATTCACCGGATATCATCAGTCGTGCCGGGGCTAAAATTGCCGAAGCGCTGCACTATCTGCTGCTGCACCGACCGCCCCTGGTTAAGGGCAGTCATTGGGTGGAGCTTGGGGCCTGCCCCGGTGGGATGACATCGGAATTGCTAGCAAGAGAGCAGCGCGTCACGGCCATTGATCGGGCACCGCTGGACCGTCGGTTGGACAACCGGCCGGGATTAAAATTTGTGCATGCCGATGTGGCCACCTTTACCCCACAGGCTGGCACCGTATATGATGCTGTTCTTTCAGATCTCAACGGCCCACCATATGAATCCATGGATCATGTCATCCGCCTGTCTAGGTTCCTGAAACCTAGAGGGCTGGTTGTTTTCACCCTTAAAATTCCGCGGATTGAGAGCGTGGACGAGCCCTGTGAGCTTTTCCGCAAAACGGTGAAGACCGCAACCAAAGCGGGCCTTCGTCTCTTCGCCCAGACCCATCTGACGTATAACCGGCACGAGTTCACCCTGTTTTTCGAGAAGGTATCTTGAGGAATACACCGTCTTGCAGAACGCTCCGGATTGATCGAAAGAAAGTCGTTCATGCTGCCCCAAGTTGTCTTTGTCCAAAACTCCGTTCACCTGGCCGGGGCTCAAAAGTCCCTGTCCCGGCTGCTGAGTGCACCCGGGATGAAGCCGCATGATCCGGTGTTGCTGGCGGGTCAGGAGGGCTGGCTCACCCAGCATTGCAGCGCCCATGCCGTTCGCTGGTTGCGCCTGCCTTTTCCTGCTTCTCGCAGTCTTGCCGGGCGTCTATGGGGAAACTGGCTTTTTGCGAAACAGGCCGCCAAGTCGCTTCGCACTCTGCTTGAAAAGGACCGCCCACTCATCGTGCACACGAATGACCATCCAGACAGCCTGCTGGGACTGGCCTTGGCGCGGGAACTGGCTGCTGTGCCGTTGCTGACATTGAGGACGCCAGGGATGAGTCAGCGTGACTTTGAAAAGTATCGCTGTGGGGATCACTCGCACATCATCGCTGTTGGCGATGAGCTTTTTCATAAAGTGCATCCTTGGATCTCCGGCCAGCGGCCCCTCACCCTTGTTCATAACGGTGTCACCGCTGAGGAGATTCTCCCACCTCTTGATTGGCCTGCCGGGGAAAAGCTGGCTCGTGTGCTAGTGCTGGGCTCCATCATTCCCCGAAAAGGCTGGCAGGATCTTGTGGAAGCTCTTCTGATTCTGGAATCCAACCTGCCTGCCGGGCCGCTTCCCGAGATTCATTTCCTTGGAGATTTGCTGGGCCAGGATGCTGCTGCCACGCTGGATACGGCCCGGCTGAAACGTTTTGCGGTGTCTTTTCTCGGCGTTGATGAAAATTACCGGGAGCGCCTTCGCCAGTATGCCTTGGCGGTGCATCCTTCGCGGAGTGAAAGTTTCGGCATGGCGGCTCTGGAATGTGTGGCCGCAGGAGTGCCATTACTGGCCGCGACCAGCGGAGTGATCCCGGAATTCATTCCCAACGAAACCTTTCTGTTTCCTCCTCAGCAGTCCGCCGTGCTGGCTGAAAAACTGGCTTTGCTTCTCCAACTGGATCCCCCGGTGATCGCCTCCCAGTTTACTTTCTCAGAGGCTCAACGTACGATCCAAGACCGCTTTGCCACTCCTGGGACGGTCCGCAAACTTCATCAAATCTATACAGGGCTGAAGCCCGCCCATGCATGAATGCCGGAGCTGCGATTGTCAGTGATAAACAATTGGGAGATGTCTTGCTGCTGCAGCCGTCAGCACAGCATCTGGCCGGAGTGACTGGAAAAGATACCGCCTTGTTTGTGCGGGATGCGTTTCAGCCATTGGTTGAACTCATGCCCGGATGCACTTGGGGACCCGGAATCAAAGGCAGCTTTTCACAGGTATGGACCACGAATTGGAGCTCCAGGGCGGTCTGGCAGGCATTTCGACTGCGCTGCAAAAGGCGGATCCTCATCGTCAATAAAACCCGGCATCTGCGCTGGTGGTATCGTTTTGTGTTTCATGATGTGAGGATGGAACCAGCCAATGCCGAATACTGGGCACGCTATACCTGGAGGGTCATCAGCGGCCAAAAGGCAGAGGATTTTATAGCGCCGCGTTTAGAGACACCACCTGCAGAGTGGGGCCACGAAAAGTGTCCTGCAGGAGATTTCATCCTCATCAATCCAACGGCAGCCTGGTCCCGGAAATTTTGGGGAGCAGACCAATGGGCAGAAACCATGAGAAGACTGCCGCTGAACGGCAATTCCACCTTTGTCATTGCCGGAGGTGGATCCGAGCGTGAGAAGGCCCATTGCGAAGACATCGTTAAACATTATGGAATGCCGGTCTTGGATCTTTGCGGCAGAACGTCCATGAAGCAGTACCTTCACCTTCTGTCTAAAGCGCGAATGGTGCTATGCATCGACGGCGCTGCATCGCACCTAGCCCAGGCTTTTGGAGTGCCGACAATGACGGTCTTTGGCCCCACTCATCATCGGAAATGGCACTGGCCTGCCCCTCAGCACAGGGTGCTGGCAGCGTGTGATTTCAACCTCACCGCGGCGGGTGTGCCTAACGGGCAGTTATCAGCAACGGAAGTGCCTGTGGATGCCTTTTTGAAAGAGGCGGAACTCGTTCTCAAAACCCTCTGAGGCTACCTTTCAAGGCTGCTCCAATGCTCCCAGAGGTGCCACGTTAGAATTTGGCTGACGGGTCATTTCAGTAGCGTTTGATTGAACTGGCGAGTTTTTTTTCTGACTTTTCACTAACACTGAGCCGATACCGCTGACCAGACTCTGCCGACCCGTGGGCCAGTAAAACACATCCGCATACTGATGCTGGTGGTGGATTTGGTCGGTGCAAAACTGAGCGTCATTCTCCAGCCGGTGAAGCATACTTACCACGCTATCGACATCGGTTGCCAATAGACAGGCTTGGTACTCGTAGATAAGAGGGAAGCCGCGGTCAATGTTAGGTTCGTGCAGGAAAATCACCGGAACCCCGAGCACAAAGGCTTCCATTGCGGCTGTGGAATTGGCATTCAGCATGACCTGTGCCCTCAGAAGGTGCTCCTGCATGCTCTCTTCTGGCGGGATAATGCTCAGATTGGAGGGAGGATTCAGAGAATGGATAAACTGAGTGCGGACGTATAGCTCATCCTCATCCATGCCAATGAAGCATTGCGCTTTTTTCTTCCTGTCCCGCAGAGGATGAAATTTGATGTAAAACTGATGGTTAGGCATGCTCCGGGCCGTTTCTACCAACAGTAGATAGTGGCTGTAGCTGCGTTGCGGCTCCACGGTGGAATAAATGCCCGCGTAAAAGGTGTCCGCGTACAAGATGACGTTATTTTTTTGAGGCGCTTGCTCATCAGTGCGGGCACGCGGACTGCGATGGGACGCTACTAAAACGACTTTATCGGGATGGTGTCCGAGTCTTCCTGCGATGTGGTTGCTGCGTCCGCTATCACACAGCAGCCAGTCCGGAGTAAAACTGAAACGTGTTTCGGGAATGTGATCGTAGGTATAGGCAGCCACGTTGATTCCTAATTCTCCAGCTGCGAGGCACCAGATACGCTCATCCGTGTCCTCCTGTGTATCGCAAAGCAGCAGTTGTGGACGGGCCTTTTCCAGAAGCTGCTTGGCGCGCAAATACTTCAGGGCGAAGGCAGGATAAATGTCTCGTGATTGCTGCTCGCCCAGGTCTAAAAGAATAGATTTCGGATTTCCAGCGTCCTGCTGAAGCGTTTTCCCCAGATGTGTCTTACACTTTTGCCACCAACCTGCATATGCAGCTTTCATCCGTTCTAGCTCTGGTCCCTTGATACGGCCAAGAGCGGCCACTGAGATGTAAGCCCAGTCCAATTCTGCGGCCTGCGGCTGAGACCTCAGCATTCTGGCGACACGCCCACTGGTGCAGAGGATCTCAACAGGACGGGAAATGAGGGATTCAGGCGTCGCGGACGCCAAAGTGGCTGGCTTTTTCAGCCAACGGTTGATGAGCCTTTGCATCCGTCGTTTGATCGACAAGAATCGCTTTTCCTGGTCGAAAAACTCGACGTTCAATCCATACTGCGCCGCTACCTGTGTCCAGGCTCTAAAGCTGATACCAGCGCCAGCAGCAACGACGATGTGGTCGTAACTTCGCTCCGGCATAAACCTGCTGGCCATCTCTAGATTCACCAAATAAGGATTGATCCATTTGCGACAGATCATCCCCAGACAAGCGGAACGAAAACGGCGGTTCAGCGGCACTGTTTGATCTTCAGGAAGCTCAGACAGATAATACTCCAATAAATGGCTGCTCCTGATATCTGTCTGGAGCAGATCTTCCTTTTTCATGAGTTCGGTGCCGTTCACCCATGAAGCCGTCTTCGGACGCTGGTCTTTTGGCAGCAAGGTTTCCACCTCGAGAACATGAATTTCCTCCTCCTCCTGTTTTGACGCTGCAAAGTACTTCCTACAGGCGGAAGGTGCCAAAGAGCCATAAATAAACAGAGTCCGCTTCATTCGTTGTAGATCAGCCTTTCACTATGGAAAGCTGACAGATATGCGACAACTCTTTTTGCGGTGGAGTGCTCGCGGCCTCAAGATTTGCGCACTAGCCGCAGGGCACGAAGAACCATGAGCTGAACCACCCAAAATGCGGAACAAAGGCCTTGCCAAGCGCAGCTAGCCAAACCACCAATCCTGGGATCAGCATGGCTTCATTTCATTAAGCTTGGCCGGAAAACGGGATCCACCACGATCAGCCAACCTGTCCTTAAATCCAAAGAGTCTCCCTGAGAAAAAGACGATGAATAAATACCTTCGCAACTTTCTATTGAATTCCCGCATCCCGATGTTGGCTGAATGGGGCGCACTTGATTTAAGGAAGAAGCATTTGAAACGCCATGCCGCCCATCAAAAGGAGGTGTTTGCCCGTCTATACGACAACAATGCAGAGAAGATAACGGTGCTGAACGGGCCTTTTAAAGGCATGCGTTACATCAATGAAGGCGTATGGGGCTCCATCACTCCGAAGTGGATCGGCTCCTACGAAAATGAGCTTTGGCCTGTGATTCAAGAGATCCTTCAAAAGCCTTATCGGCGTATCATCGATGTGGGATGTGCCGATGGCTACTATGCGGTCGGATTCGCTCGTGCTCTTCCTGAAGCAGAAATTACTGCTTATGATCAAGATCCCGTTTCCCGGGACCAGACAGGTCGTCTCTGGGAGCTCAATGGTCGCCCTGGGTGTTTAAAATTGGGACGCTGGTGTGATCACGCTGCGCTTCAGGAAATAGGCGGTGCAGGCAGTCTTGTCTTTTGTGACATTGAGGGTGGGGAAATGGATCTGCTAGACCCCGCTCGATGCCCGGCGTTGAAGGAATCAGACATCCTGGTCGAAGTGCATAAGTATAAAAATCGTGGGAATGTCGAAAATGCGGATGAACTGACCGCGCGCTTTCAAAATAGTCACTCCATCACCCGAATCTTGGATACGGTTACAATTCCTCCGCTCAGTTCCGTAGAGTCTCTGGCCGGGCCAGCACTGGAGAAGGCCGTCGAAGAAGGCCGTACTAACGGTCAGATCTGGCTATGGATGGTAGCAGGCAAATAGCAGACCCTAGGGAGGTCGTCTGACAGAAAATTTACTTCAGCGCTGATAAGGACGCTGCACCGGGGGACGGCGCAGCCATGCGTAAATATCTTTTGTCATGCTGTCACGCACGGCCTGCTCAAAGGTTCGCATGCGATAGGCGTACAGATGATTCATTCCGACTTGCACTTTGCGGACGTGTTCTTGCATTAAAGGATGCTGAAAGAATTTTTCATTACGGTCCCGTTCCAGATCAGCTTCCAGGTAAGTCACAAAGAGGTAGAAGGGCTCAATGGATATCTTTCCGTCTCTGACGACCGGATGCAGAAACTCCTTTGTATATCGATACGGCACCGCCATGGTCATTTCCATGTGATGGACGATGCTACAGGTAAGTTGCGGGGGCATGGCCACACTGAGACCCCAGGCATCACACGCAAGCAGGCGTTCATAGGGGGTGTTGGGGCCATATGCATGGCGGCTGGTATTTCCGGTAACGCTCTCCGCTTGTTTTCCCCATGCAGTTAATGAACCAAACGGGTGAAATTGACGGACAGCTCCGGGCAGCTTGCGCACATAATCCGTAAACGCTCCCCGCTGGCTCGGGGTATTTTCAAGATCGAAAGGGATGTCCGTGTTGCACAGGGAAAAGGAGTGCGTGGGCACTATCATTGTGCCCGTTTCTCCAATCACTGAAGCGAGTGATTCATGAAAACCCTGTAAAGTGCCCAGTTTAGTCTTTGATTCGTGAAAGCCTAAATTGCCAAAATCTCCAGTGAGATAAACGGTGTCACTAGAACCTATTCCGAGCTGTGCCAGACCTTCGGAAATGTCCTTGTTCGTGTAGTGAGTTTTGCTGATCATAGCTCTATTTTACCGG
The DNA window shown above is from Prosthecobacter fusiformis and carries:
- a CDS encoding S8 family peptidase, with protein sequence MNSWFKGILIFSVVVCLLSFGTLAWLAVKTTDVPEQSAKKSQAWDWVFQPTQVGQDAVTAALDQAAAEAARSVDELAERLQKLNSAPGVKANELLLTFKSPEALRAFKERAAALGLKVLHDDERLLTARVGYTDPAAMARELRQNAADLDNIGLNYLAWVPGLPDLSQVDTANAGGTVPFGDSGLNAIGAARDRRAWGTGTTVAVLDTGVTDHAMLDNSKITHIDLVNDGEAPNGHGTAMTSLIAGVDAQEGGVAPASQILDIRVADTNGESNTALVAEGIMRAVDEGALVINISLGTTGDSAMLRKAIDYAQDRGVIVVAAAGNEQQTALAYPAGYEGVISVAAVDAYGNQAIFSNSGESLTIAAPGVGIVSAYADNRMVISSGTSQATALTSGVVSAMLGFGYSAESVTAALISNAKTTGAPKSQVGAGIVQIPQR
- the lnt gene encoding apolipoprotein N-acyltransferase — translated: MRFLNRLPRFLLPLISGGILTLAFPGANFELAAWLWLFPLLFLLWPIKSNERAKTSSLFLSGWLAGAAFWIPNLAWLRHSSRVIAGARDDAWIGWESELLGAAAVVGLALYCALYFGAWAWIVGRFAKPDFERLSKSRWQESTWVSLRSAFIAGAAWVGLEWVRSFLLFSGFGWNGLGVALHQNDVLIQITDVVGVMGLSFLPVFVACTAWNAIGRMICSYGHAERCRSRLDFTFALIVVLAVAGYGMQKLAGKRTEETMTVRTVLVQPNVAQVDAWSGELGPQVYQRLSTFTRLYAEARDGTTHTDLVIWPESALPVHLHGLPDHKPYFDELLALGDYSLLTGTELHEEGRQGHVSAVLFRDNYENRQEYNKIHLVAFGEYLPYRNIPPFSFLKGVLPGDFAPGTKAEPLLLEKPQVQLIPLICFEDTVGRLARRFVRPAPQMLVNITNDGWFLESTETEVHLANAKFRAIELHRPMVRAANTGISCFINAYGQITSRLSDPETGNTFIEGCLPGEVQVPKAGKLTFYAQWGDVFSIAMLLITGVVIAMSLLKKRQPV
- a CDS encoding SDR family NAD(P)-dependent oxidoreductase, producing the protein MNLKLENQLALVTASSGGIGKEIATSLAREGATVIINGRSLEAVESAMTDILKQVPDAKLEALAADNGTAEAAVQTVLQYPKLDILVNNLGIYEAVGFFDETDEDWQRLFEVNIMSGVRLARHYLKQMIAQNTGRIIFISSESAVSPSPEMAHYAATKTMQLSISRSLAELTKGTAVTVNTIMPGSTKTEGVTKFVKDIFPDETQENAERRFMQENRPTSLIERLIKPQEIADFVTFVSSPLASAINGAALRVDGGLVRSVF
- a CDS encoding MgtC/SapB family protein codes for the protein MTPHDLLAPQQLAISLGLGLLLGLERERSESSIAGIRTFPFISLLGTVCAQVADLSSPWIIAAGLLAVTAIVITANYTKIKNGERDAGTTTEFAAVLLYGVGALIVVGSIEASLVVGGVMVILLHLKGPMHRMVNAMGDHDVRAIMQFVLISLIILPVLPNGDFGPYGVWNPFKIWLLVVFIVGISLSGYVLYKIFGARAGAILGGVIGGLVSSTATTVSFARRCASDPALAPLGVLVIMIASCISLVRVLVEVAVVAPGILQAVAAPLGILLGWCLVISVGLYFLSRKSVVEMSEQKNPAEFKSAIFFGLLFALVLWGVAEAKERYGEAGMYVISVISGLTDMDAITLSTAGMAASGNISTRVAWHSIVVAAMANFAFKLAAVAILGSAALIWRTAISFGLAVAGGGLLLLLWPW
- a CDS encoding SAM-dependent methyltransferase → MTNAEVPTSQPQSHSWLVRIPEIFEGVAGEVLERFGATSTTRLGQDYYLIKTPKPSAIHESESAKFARWNLPLDHSWPCNPQKMEGFIEKAAQTLLKKFGDRQPQGLFIGQLNPTSPDKYYKGLASNLRGRALQLFPKLDANTVEEQAPEKPTLFCLVGKEGLFCGMQSPRLSNGLYAGGSKYIDQDSPDIISRAGAKIAEALHYLLLHRPPLVKGSHWVELGACPGGMTSELLAREQRVTAIDRAPLDRRLDNRPGLKFVHADVATFTPQAGTVYDAVLSDLNGPPYESMDHVIRLSRFLKPRGLVVFTLKIPRIESVDEPCELFRKTVKTATKAGLRLFAQTHLTYNRHEFTLFFEKVS
- a CDS encoding glycosyltransferase family 4 protein, which encodes MLPQVVFVQNSVHLAGAQKSLSRLLSAPGMKPHDPVLLAGQEGWLTQHCSAHAVRWLRLPFPASRSLAGRLWGNWLFAKQAAKSLRTLLEKDRPLIVHTNDHPDSLLGLALARELAAVPLLTLRTPGMSQRDFEKYRCGDHSHIIAVGDELFHKVHPWISGQRPLTLVHNGVTAEEILPPLDWPAGEKLARVLVLGSIIPRKGWQDLVEALLILESNLPAGPLPEIHFLGDLLGQDAAATLDTARLKRFAVSFLGVDENYRERLRQYALAVHPSRSESFGMAALECVAAGVPLLAATSGVIPEFIPNETFLFPPQQSAVLAEKLALLLQLDPPVIASQFTFSEAQRTIQDRFATPGTVRKLHQIYTGLKPAHA
- a CDS encoding glycosyltransferase family 9 protein, which encodes MNAGAAIVSDKQLGDVLLLQPSAQHLAGVTGKDTALFVRDAFQPLVELMPGCTWGPGIKGSFSQVWTTNWSSRAVWQAFRLRCKRRILIVNKTRHLRWWYRFVFHDVRMEPANAEYWARYTWRVISGQKAEDFIAPRLETPPAEWGHEKCPAGDFILINPTAAWSRKFWGADQWAETMRRLPLNGNSTFVIAGGGSEREKAHCEDIVKHYGMPVLDLCGRTSMKQYLHLLSKARMVLCIDGAASHLAQAFGVPTMTVFGPTHHRKWHWPAPQHRVLAACDFNLTAAGVPNGQLSATEVPVDAFLKEAELVLKTL